One genomic region from Arcobacter sp. LA11 encodes:
- a CDS encoding molybdopterin oxidoreductase family protein, giving the protein MINKIKNFLGVDIKNDKYSLVDDKVFGKVAKEKAPTSWVRSTCGYCGVGCGLYIGVQNGKPTYTKGDPAHPVNKGTLCPKGLSEHDMVQSENRLTSPMIRKNGQLVSSSWEEAFQTTSDKFKEIQSKYGNQAISVISTGQLLTEEFYTLGKFVQMGLKTNNYDGNTTLCMASAVMGYKQTFGSDGPVGCYEDFSYADTIVLIGANIADNHPILKLHIAKNEKITGKKPTIIVIDPRFSKTAKMADIFVAIKPRSDLALMNGLCHIILEQGWEDEKFIKKRTTGYKEFRKHVMANYKPQDVAQITGIEVKDLYNLARVYAKSPAAMSAWTMGVNQSSIGTDTVSAICNLALITGNLGRKGATALSITGQCNAMGTRETGFTSSIPGYRNFASEKDRQEYANIVNLPVEDVPTSRGYSYPQIIDAIEKGEIKALWLVATNPLVSFPDQNKLRKALRKLELLVVQDAFKSETIMKADIVFSAATWSEKEGTYTNSERRCNYAKKAVEPLGICKSDFDIVLEFSKYFGLDEKLYPNWKEPRDAFNEWKKLSDGRLCDYTGMTYELIEELGGIQWPCNTKNPKGTARLYDENMPCNTSDGKANLLALDWLPLLESENSDFPLMLNTGRTVEQWHTRTKTKTISILNDLAPEAWIEINPKDALKLEVKSGDRMDISSSRGKIKDIIVRESQNVRPGSVFVPFHYNEQLINAITIADFDPKSFEPNYKQCAVQLHSVKVPDGIKMKETEVIGELEHIVVKNESIFANEIMKKNSINK; this is encoded by the coding sequence ATGATTAATAAAATTAAAAACTTTCTAGGTGTAGATATTAAAAATGATAAATACTCACTTGTAGATGATAAAGTATTTGGAAAAGTAGCTAAAGAGAAAGCTCCAACTTCTTGGGTTAGAAGTACTTGTGGATATTGTGGTGTTGGTTGTGGCTTATATATTGGTGTACAAAATGGAAAACCTACATATACAAAAGGTGACCCAGCTCATCCTGTAAATAAAGGAACTCTTTGTCCAAAAGGTTTAAGCGAACATGACATGGTTCAAAGTGAAAATAGACTTACATCTCCAATGATTAGAAAAAATGGTCAATTAGTGAGTTCTTCTTGGGAAGAAGCTTTTCAAACAACAAGTGATAAATTTAAAGAAATACAATCAAAATATGGTAACCAAGCTATATCAGTAATCTCTACAGGACAACTTTTAACAGAAGAGTTTTATACTCTAGGTAAGTTTGTTCAAATGGGATTAAAGACAAACAACTACGATGGCAATACAACACTTTGTATGGCAAGTGCAGTTATGGGATATAAACAAACTTTTGGAAGTGATGGACCAGTTGGATGTTATGAAGATTTCTCTTATGCAGATACTATTGTTTTAATAGGTGCAAATATTGCAGATAACCACCCTATTTTGAAACTTCATATTGCAAAAAATGAAAAGATTACTGGTAAGAAACCAACTATTATAGTAATTGACCCAAGGTTTTCAAAAACTGCAAAAATGGCAGATATCTTTGTAGCAATAAAACCTAGAAGCGATTTAGCCTTGATGAATGGACTTTGTCATATTATTTTAGAACAAGGTTGGGAAGACGAAAAGTTTATTAAAAAAAGAACAACTGGATATAAAGAGTTTAGAAAACATGTCATGGCAAACTATAAACCACAAGATGTTGCCCAGATAACGGGTATTGAGGTAAAAGATTTATATAACCTTGCTCGTGTTTATGCAAAATCACCAGCAGCTATGTCAGCATGGACTATGGGAGTAAATCAAAGTTCAATAGGAACTGATACAGTTAGTGCGATTTGTAATCTTGCACTTATTACTGGTAACCTTGGAAGAAAAGGTGCAACGGCACTTTCTATTACAGGTCAATGTAACGCAATGGGTACTAGAGAAACTGGATTTACTTCTTCAATACCAGGATATAGAAACTTTGCAAGCGAAAAAGATAGACAAGAGTATGCAAACATTGTGAATCTTCCAGTAGAAGATGTACCAACTTCACGTGGTTACTCATATCCACAAATAATAGATGCTATAGAAAAAGGTGAGATAAAAGCTTTATGGCTTGTTGCAACTAATCCCTTAGTATCTTTTCCTGATCAAAACAAATTACGAAAAGCACTTAGAAAACTTGAGCTACTTGTAGTTCAAGATGCATTTAAAAGTGAAACCATTATGAAAGCTGATATAGTATTTTCTGCTGCTACGTGGAGTGAGAAAGAAGGAACATATACAAATAGTGAAAGAAGATGTAACTATGCTAAAAAAGCTGTAGAACCTCTTGGTATTTGTAAAAGTGACTTTGATATTGTATTAGAGTTTTCAAAATACTTTGGACTAGATGAAAAACTATATCCAAATTGGAAAGAACCAAGAGATGCTTTTAATGAATGGAAAAAATTAAGTGATGGAAGACTTTGTGATTATACAGGTATGACGTATGAACTAATAGAAGAACTTGGAGGAATCCAATGGCCTTGTAATACAAAAAATCCAAAAGGAACTGCAAGACTTTATGATGAAAATATGCCTTGTAATACTAGTGATGGAAAAGCAAATTTATTAGCTCTTGATTGGTTACCACTTCTAGAGTCTGAAAACAGTGATTTTCCACTTATGTTAAATACTGGTCGTACAGTTGAACAATGGCACACAAGAACAAAAACAAAAACTATCTCTATACTAAATGACCTAGCACCTGAAGCATGGATTGAAATAAATCCAAAAGATGCCCTTAAACTAGAAGTTAAAAGTGGAGATAGAATGGATATATCTTCAAGTAGAGGAAAAATCAAAGATATCATAGTAAGAGAGTCACAAAATGTAAGACCTGGTTCAGTTTTTGTACCATTTCATTATAATGAACAACTAATAAATGCAATCACAATCGCAGATTTTGATCCAAAATCTTTTGAACCAAATTATAAACAGTGTGCAGTTCAACTTCATAGTGTTAAAGTTCCAGATGGGATTAAGATGAAAGAGACAGAAGTTATTGGAGAACTTGAACATATTGTGGTTAAAAATGAGAGTATTTTTGCAAATGAAATAATGAAAAAAAATTCTATTAATAAATAA
- a CDS encoding molybdopterin oxidoreductase family protein, giving the protein MIKSVCGYCGVGCGLEFEEDKLRGDLVYPVNEGKVCSKGVSELLSIQTPTRLLRPHIRETLHDELKTTSWDNAVDVIAKKIKATTSDKIGFYLSGQLLTEDYYIANKLVKGFLGTNNVDTNSRTCMSSAVVAHKKAFGIDFVPVRMEDVFKANLLILAGANTAEAHVVFHNNIKRAKKKGLKIIVLDPRFTDTAKIADLYLPLKVGSDIDFFNLVSKRIIDENLVDEKFIKENVNNYELLKNKFKRVPITKMLKRTGLSKEQFEEFWEIYKNSENIISAWTMGLNQSVQGVDKNLSLINTHLLTGKIYKEGNGPFSLTGQPNAMGGREVGGLSTMLAVHLGFEKESIKKVSQFWDTNKIDNKVGLTATQMLSANLDVLVICHTDPVYHLPNRNKVERLMKKIPTVIEINAYDNSETSDFAHIKLPASPWGEKEGTQTNLDRTITKQEKLTRTSIDCKPDWEIFQLIAQKLGFKNAFNFQSSKEIFQEYQEMTKLSNHMDIHKADYDDLSKKPFVWGKDIVLKKEFFTKNKKANLHFVQNKLLSEKTSIKYPFILITGRTRDQWHSGTKTNLPKTLLKFKDLDFCEMNPLNAKKLGLVDNDKIKIQSIRGEIESKVLITDTIRVDTIFIPVSNRNINYLTNDLLDKDSLQPDYNHSAVRIEKL; this is encoded by the coding sequence ATGATAAAGTCAGTTTGTGGATATTGTGGTGTTGGTTGTGGTCTAGAATTTGAAGAAGATAAATTAAGAGGAGATTTAGTTTATCCAGTAAATGAAGGAAAAGTTTGTTCAAAAGGAGTTTCTGAACTTTTAAGTATTCAAACTCCTACTAGATTATTACGTCCACACATTAGAGAAACACTCCATGATGAACTTAAGACTACCTCTTGGGATAATGCAGTAGATGTTATAGCAAAAAAAATCAAAGCTACTACTAGTGATAAAATTGGATTTTATTTATCAGGTCAACTGCTAACCGAAGATTATTATATTGCAAATAAATTAGTAAAAGGTTTTTTAGGTACAAATAACGTAGATACAAATAGTAGAACATGTATGTCAAGTGCAGTTGTAGCCCATAAAAAAGCCTTTGGAATAGATTTTGTTCCAGTTAGAATGGAAGATGTTTTTAAAGCAAATCTTCTTATTTTAGCAGGTGCGAATACTGCCGAGGCACATGTAGTTTTTCATAATAATATTAAAAGAGCAAAGAAAAAAGGTCTTAAGATTATCGTTCTAGACCCAAGATTTACTGATACTGCTAAGATTGCTGATTTATATCTTCCACTAAAAGTAGGAAGTGATATAGATTTTTTTAATCTAGTTTCAAAAAGAATTATTGATGAAAATTTAGTTGATGAAAAATTTATAAAAGAAAATGTAAATAATTATGAACTATTAAAAAATAAATTTAAAAGAGTTCCTATAACTAAAATGCTAAAAAGAACTGGACTTTCAAAAGAACAATTTGAAGAGTTTTGGGAAATATATAAAAACAGTGAAAATATAATATCAGCATGGACAATGGGATTAAACCAATCAGTTCAAGGAGTAGATAAAAATCTATCTCTTATAAACACTCATTTACTTACAGGAAAAATCTATAAAGAAGGGAATGGACCATTTTCATTAACTGGTCAACCAAATGCAATGGGAGGAAGGGAAGTTGGTGGACTTTCCACTATGCTTGCAGTACATTTAGGTTTTGAAAAAGAGTCTATAAAAAAAGTTTCACAGTTTTGGGATACAAATAAGATTGATAATAAAGTAGGATTAACTGCAACACAAATGCTAAGTGCAAATTTAGATGTGCTTGTTATTTGTCACACAGATCCTGTTTATCATCTTCCAAATAGAAATAAAGTTGAAAGACTAATGAAAAAAATACCTACTGTTATAGAAATCAATGCTTATGATAACTCTGAAACATCTGATTTTGCACATATCAAACTCCCTGCTTCTCCATGGGGAGAAAAAGAAGGAACTCAAACAAATCTAGATAGAACAATCACAAAACAAGAAAAACTAACACGAACTTCAATTGATTGTAAACCAGATTGGGAGATTTTTCAATTAATTGCACAAAAACTTGGATTTAAAAATGCTTTTAATTTTCAATCTTCAAAAGAAATTTTTCAAGAATATCAAGAGATGACAAAATTATCTAATCATATGGATATACATAAAGCAGACTATGATGATTTATCAAAAAAACCTTTTGTATGGGGAAAAGATATTGTTTTAAAAAAAGAATTTTTTACAAAAAACAAAAAAGCAAATCTTCATTTTGTACAAAATAAACTTTTAAGTGAAAAGACAAGTATAAAATATCCATTTATTTTAATAACAGGAAGAACAAGAGACCAATGGCATAGTGGAACAAAAACAAATCTTCCAAAAACTCTTCTAAAATTTAAAGATTTAGACTTTTGTGAAATGAACCCTTTAAATGCTAAAAAATTAGGATTAGTAGATAATGACAAAATAAAAATTCAATCTATTAGAGGAGAAATTGAATCAAAAGTTTTAATCACAGACACGATAAGAGTAGATACAATATTTATACCTGTTAGTAATAGAAATATAAATTATCTTACAAATGATTTACTAGATAAAGATTCCCTACAACCAGATTATAACCATAGTGCAGTAAGAATAGAAAAATTGTAA
- a CDS encoding DmsC/YnfH family molybdoenzyme membrane anchor subunit has translation MSINEETPLESFINHKAQTGMQCGNYNIDIEKPKEGEQYRFHFDATACVGCHCCEVACNEQNNNSADIKWRRVGETQSGIFPNVSNHFNSMSCNHCIDPECLKGCPTESYIKFDNGIVFHDDDTCIGCQYCTWNCPYEVPVFNEDRGIVTKCHMCHDKLDIGQTPACVQACPAGAIEIEVVNTQEWLDTGLEKEGIAPHLPDTEVTKPTTRYTIDDATEKVIPADAHIVKPNHSEWPLVFMTILTQISVGGFIALVAGEFASLLGFNLAIPNIWMLIAIFIPAAIGLPLSALHLGRPILAYTAMKNIKTSWLSREALALSLYAGGLTLLLPIFFFEFNQVFRFIIEVGVLAIGIYGIYAQSMIYRIKARPSWNKKETTNIFFNVSYIGILLIGFILILNAYYASASVVIPIALFISFFQYKEFANQNDFYKYLDKENKHFYQLNKTKILYEEHFKKYNDYREMSLYIGALALPLFAMLLLAAGNYPDSIFVLGLAIIISFSSEIISRLLFYKTAVAQGLAGNFFAGNQRG, from the coding sequence ATGAGTATAAATGAAGAGACTCCCTTAGAAAGTTTTATAAATCATAAAGCACAAACCGGTATGCAATGTGGTAACTACAATATTGATATAGAAAAACCCAAAGAAGGAGAACAGTATAGGTTTCACTTTGATGCAACAGCCTGTGTAGGGTGTCACTGTTGTGAAGTTGCCTGTAATGAACAAAATAATAACTCTGCTGATATAAAATGGAGAAGAGTAGGAGAAACTCAAAGTGGTATCTTCCCAAATGTTTCAAATCATTTTAACTCAATGTCTTGTAACCACTGTATTGACCCAGAATGTTTAAAAGGTTGTCCTACAGAATCTTATATAAAATTTGACAATGGAATAGTTTTTCACGATGATGATACGTGTATTGGATGTCAATACTGTACATGGAACTGTCCTTATGAAGTACCTGTATTTAATGAAGACCGAGGAATAGTAACTAAGTGTCACATGTGTCATGATAAGTTAGATATAGGACAAACTCCAGCCTGTGTACAAGCCTGTCCAGCAGGTGCAATTGAAATAGAAGTTGTAAATACACAAGAATGGCTTGATACTGGTTTAGAAAAAGAAGGAATTGCACCTCATCTTCCAGATACAGAAGTAACTAAACCAACTACTAGATATACAATTGATGATGCTACAGAAAAAGTAATCCCAGCAGATGCACATATTGTAAAACCAAATCATTCAGAATGGCCACTTGTATTTATGACAATTTTAACTCAAATTTCTGTTGGAGGATTTATAGCTTTAGTTGCAGGAGAGTTTGCAAGCTTACTTGGATTTAATCTTGCTATTCCAAATATATGGATGTTGATTGCCATTTTTATACCAGCAGCAATTGGGTTACCACTATCTGCTTTACACCTTGGACGTCCAATATTAGCATATACAGCTATGAAAAATATTAAAACTTCTTGGTTAAGTAGAGAAGCTTTAGCCCTTAGTCTTTATGCAGGAGGATTAACACTTCTTCTTCCAATATTCTTTTTTGAATTTAACCAAGTGTTTAGATTTATTATAGAAGTTGGTGTATTAGCAATTGGTATTTATGGAATCTATGCTCAATCTATGATTTATAGAATTAAAGCTAGACCATCTTGGAATAAAAAAGAAACAACAAATATTTTCTTCAATGTTTCATATATTGGAATTTTATTAATAGGCTTTATTCTTATATTAAATGCGTACTATGCAAGTGCAAGTGTTGTTATACCTATAGCACTATTTATTTCATTTTTTCAATATAAAGAGTTTGCAAATCAAAATGATTTTTATAAATATCTAGATAAAGAGAATAAACACTTTTATCAACTAAATAAAACAAAGATTTTATATGAAGAACATTTTAAAAAATATAATGATTATAGAGAGATGTCTTTATATATTGGAGCATTAGCATTACCTCTATTTGCTATGCTTCTTCTAGCTGCTGGTAACTATCCAGATTCAATTTTTGTATTAGGTCTTGCAATTATTATTTCATTTTCTAGTGAAATTATTTCAAGACTACTATTTTATAAAACTGCAGTTGCTCAAGGACTTGCAGGAAACTTTTTTGCAGGGAACCAAAGGGGCTAA
- a CDS encoding LysE family translocator — protein MFLDSIPYLNEILTMSFIAIFMAISPGSDFVMVTRNSIFYGRKAGLYSALGISTAVWFHVAYSIAGLAVIISNSIILFSILKYLGAAYLIYIGWKTFTSKSIVDIEQNKSHLDISNLEAFKTGFISNVLNPKTTIFFLSIFTQVVTIETPIWIQLVYGMIISFAHLIWFITVSYLFTHPILLDKFYKSKKTIERIIGSVLIAFGLKVALTSNN, from the coding sequence ATGTTCTTAGACTCAATCCCTTATTTAAATGAAATACTAACTATGAGTTTTATAGCAATATTTATGGCAATTAGTCCTGGTTCTGATTTTGTGATGGTTACAAGAAACAGTATTTTCTATGGTAGAAAAGCTGGTTTATATTCTGCTCTTGGGATAAGTACTGCGGTATGGTTTCATGTTGCATACTCTATTGCTGGACTAGCTGTTATTATCTCAAACTCTATAATCTTATTTTCAATTTTAAAGTATCTAGGTGCTGCATATCTAATCTATATTGGATGGAAAACTTTTACTTCAAAATCAATAGTTGATATTGAACAGAATAAAAGCCATTTAGATATATCTAATCTTGAAGCTTTTAAAACTGGATTTATTTCAAATGTACTGAACCCTAAAACAACAATATTCTTTTTAAGTATCTTTACTCAGGTAGTTACTATAGAAACTCCTATTTGGATACAACTAGTATATGGAATGATTATATCTTTTGCACATCTAATTTGGTTTATTACCGTAAGCTATTTGTTTACTCACCCAATTTTATTAGATAAATTTTATAAATCAAAGAAAACAATAGAAAGAATTATTGGTAGTGTATTAATTGCATTTGGATTAAAAGTTGCACTTACTAGTAATAACTAA